Genomic DNA from Thermodesulfobacteriota bacterium:
CCTGGCTGACAAGTTCCTCATATATAACCTTGGCTTCTTTCTCTGCCTTTATATCTGCATTTGCTACCTGATCCTGATCATAAGGCACTCCAAGCATTTTCATTACGCTAAGTTTCTTTCTCAAAATGTGATAGTCGGTTTTTTTAGCCGCAAGCCATGGATATGAAGGCATAATAGATTTAGGTACTATCTCCCTTGGATTTATCATATGCCTTACATGCCACATATCAGGATACTTGCCTCCGACCCTCGCTAGATCAGGACCGGTCCGCTTTGATCCCCACTGAAAT
This window encodes:
- a CDS encoding cbb3-type cytochrome c oxidase subunit II, coding for CYVCHSQMIRKLPFDVLRYGDASTIGESMYDRPFQWGSKRTGPDLARVGGKYPDMWHVRHMINPREIVPKSIMPSYPWLAAKKTDYHILRKKLSVMKMLGVPYDQDQVANADIKAEKEAKVIYEELVSQDASLESLKDTELIALIAYLQSLGKKSPNEEVSKSNK